A DNA window from Flavisolibacter ginsenosidimutans contains the following coding sequences:
- a CDS encoding type VI secretion system tube protein Hcp, whose amino-acid sequence MKILSTLLLVCLLSASMHTKAQSTASIFLKFVDQSGTPIPGESASTVYPNSTEGLSFSQGSEACATGSGCPVVTSPLNFMIFLDKSVNPLRRVMYNGQTLQSVDVYFRKPGATFDYLKIHIEQVKLLSIQESGTGTESNAVSLSLAPQRIGWTYTPQLSGGAPGTPVKFGWDIQSNVEWFSF is encoded by the coding sequence ATGAAAATTCTATCCACTCTTCTTCTCGTTTGCCTGCTGTCAGCTAGTATGCACACAAAGGCACAGTCCACGGCTTCCATCTTCCTGAAATTTGTCGATCAATCCGGCACACCCATTCCCGGGGAGTCGGCATCCACTGTCTATCCAAACAGCACCGAGGGCCTTTCTTTCTCGCAGGGGAGCGAAGCTTGCGCAACAGGCTCGGGATGTCCTGTTGTCACAAGTCCTTTGAACTTTATGATTTTCCTTGACAAATCAGTCAACCCACTCCGGCGGGTGATGTACAACGGGCAAACGCTTCAGTCGGTTGATGTTTACTTCCGAAAACCGGGCGCCACGTTTGACTACCTAAAAATCCACATTGAACAGGTGAAACTCTTAAGTATTCAGGAAAGCGGTACAGGAACGGAATCTAATGCAGTTAGCCTGAGCCTCGCTCCCCAACGCATCGGCTGGACCTATACGCCGCAACTCTCCGGAGGTGCTCCCGGAACACCGGTCAAATTTGGCTGGGATATTCAAAGCAATGTTGAATGGTTCTCGTTCTGA
- the kbl gene encoding glycine C-acetyltransferase has translation MNEKFVGRLRTEIDEIKTSGLYKNERIITSPQGAEITVNGKKVLNFCANNYLGLSSHPKTIEAAHKYLDSRGYGMSSVRFICGTLDIHKELEEKLAEFLGTEDTILYAAAFDANGGVFEPLFNEQDAIISDALNHASIIDGVRLCKAQRYRYEHNNMDDLEAKLKESAHLRSRVIVTDGVFSMDGTIAQLDVICDLADKYDAIVMVDESHASGFMGKTGRGTHEHCGVMGRIDIITGTLGKALGGASGGFTSGRKEIIDILRQRSRPYLFSNTLAPSITGASIAVLNMLSETTELRDKLERNITHFREQMTAAGFDIKPGTHAIVPIMLYDAVVAAKFADALLHEGIYVIGFFFPVVPKGQARIRVQISAAHEPEHLDRAIAAFTKIGKKLGVIK, from the coding sequence ATGAACGAAAAATTTGTTGGCCGCCTTCGCACCGAAATAGACGAAATAAAAACCTCCGGCCTTTATAAAAATGAACGCATCATCACCTCGCCACAGGGTGCCGAAATAACCGTGAACGGCAAAAAAGTTTTGAACTTTTGCGCCAACAATTACCTCGGCCTTTCCTCGCACCCGAAAACCATCGAAGCCGCACACAAATACCTCGACAGCCGGGGCTACGGCATGAGCTCCGTACGTTTTATTTGCGGCACGCTTGACATTCACAAAGAACTCGAAGAAAAGCTTGCGGAATTTTTAGGAACAGAAGACACGATTTTATACGCCGCTGCTTTTGATGCTAACGGCGGCGTGTTTGAACCGCTGTTCAACGAACAGGATGCCATCATTTCCGATGCACTGAACCACGCTTCCATCATTGACGGCGTGCGGCTTTGCAAAGCGCAACGCTACCGCTACGAGCACAACAACATGGATGACTTGGAAGCAAAGTTGAAAGAAAGCGCTCATTTGCGCAGCCGCGTTATCGTCACCGACGGCGTGTTCAGCATGGACGGAACCATAGCGCAACTTGATGTGATTTGCGACCTCGCCGACAAATACGACGCGATTGTGATGGTGGATGAAAGCCACGCCTCGGGCTTTATGGGAAAAACCGGCAGAGGCACGCACGAACATTGTGGTGTAATGGGCCGCATTGACATCATCACCGGAACCTTGGGCAAAGCGCTGGGTGGCGCCAGCGGCGGCTTTACCAGCGGACGAAAAGAAATCATTGACATCCTTCGCCAGCGCAGCCGCCCTTATTTGTTTTCCAATACGCTTGCGCCATCCATCACCGGCGCATCCATCGCGGTGTTGAACATGCTGAGCGAAACAACGGAGTTAAGAGACAAGCTCGAAAGAAACATCACACACTTCCGCGAACAGATGACGGCCGCCGGCTTCGACATCAAACCCGGTACACATGCCATTGTGCCCATCATGCTGTACGATGCCGTCGTTGCCGCAAAATTCGCCGACGCACTTTTGCACGAAGGCATTTACGTAATTGGCTTTTTCTTTCCCGTGGTACCGAAGGGGCAAGCGAGAATTCGTGTGCAAATCAGTGCGGCGCACGAGCCCGAACATTTGGACCGCGCCATAGCTGCGTTTACAAAAATTGGAAAAAAACTCGGCGTGATTAAGTGA
- a CDS encoding DUF4365 domain-containing protein: MVYSSEERIGVYSVAKIFTEDLGWIFREQPINDFGIDGFVEITRISLNLKDRIPIGKLIGVQIKSGKSFFKEESDNHFVFRGSIKHLYYWINHSIPVILILYDKEARLAYWEEVNKSTVLFTGKGFKVNISKRNLVDIENAERLKSISFFKNRSEYKLWQLQTSIEEIRLLISETLFLYIEIDGIPNSNDYHITLLLTDENCENHVEIIYRYEDENSNRFDYFFYLSKETSLKEAINDILPWADLFIDGVAFSDELLTETILSEILSLNQEEFTQDVLEFKEKNLFLSLATYLCNSYYFKLELKANDLAYTFLSINDFLSKEPVVRQRIFL; the protein is encoded by the coding sequence ATGGTTTATAGCAGTGAAGAGAGAATAGGTGTTTATTCAGTCGCAAAAATTTTCACTGAAGATTTAGGTTGGATTTTTAGAGAACAGCCAATAAATGATTTTGGTATTGATGGATTCGTCGAGATAACAAGAATAAGTTTAAATCTAAAAGATCGGATCCCAATAGGAAAATTGATTGGTGTTCAAATAAAATCCGGAAAGAGTTTTTTTAAAGAGGAAAGCGACAATCATTTTGTTTTCCGTGGTTCGATAAAGCATTTATACTATTGGATCAATCATTCAATACCTGTTATATTGATACTCTATGATAAAGAAGCTCGTTTAGCTTATTGGGAGGAAGTCAATAAATCAACAGTTCTTTTTACAGGCAAAGGTTTTAAAGTAAATATTTCTAAAAGGAATTTAGTAGATATTGAAAACGCGGAGCGGTTGAAAAGCATTAGTTTTTTTAAAAACAGGTCTGAATATAAGTTATGGCAATTGCAAACATCAATAGAAGAGATTAGGTTATTAATAAGCGAAACTTTGTTTCTGTATATAGAAATTGATGGCATACCTAATTCGAATGATTACCATATTACATTGTTGCTCACTGATGAAAATTGCGAAAATCATGTTGAGATAATCTACCGCTATGAAGATGAGAACTCTAATCGCTTTGATTATTTTTTTTATCTCTCAAAAGAGACAAGCCTTAAGGAGGCCATAAACGATATTTTGCCTTGGGCTGATTTGTTTATTGACGGAGTTGCCTTTTCTGATGAATTATTAACTGAAACAATTTTGAGTGAAATTTTAAGTCTCAATCAAGAAGAGTTCACTCAAGATGTATTGGAATTTAAAGAGAAGAATTTATTCTTAAGCTTGGCCACTTATTTATGTAACTCATACTACTTTAAACTGGAATTAAAAGCAAATGATTTGGCATACACCTTTTTAAGCATAAATGATTTTCTAAGTAAAGAGCCAGTTGTTAGGCAGAGGATATTTTTATAA
- a CDS encoding L,D-transpeptidase family protein, with protein MKTTILLTTCLFAAGGMMLKKPLAIENTAATNLANTHFTHKRFSTKPQSPMYIVIDKRKYELSVYDSKGWYATYPVVFGNKSLEDKKMEGDRNTPEGSFHINQKNVHSKWDRYMGLDYPTRESIDKFNARKQRGEIPSWAKPGGGVGIHGTWPGEDYVIDRFENWTNGCISLKRNDVEDLYSYVPVGTPVTIRK; from the coding sequence ATGAAAACCACCATTCTTTTAACCACCTGCCTTTTTGCTGCGGGAGGCATGATGTTGAAAAAGCCATTGGCCATTGAAAATACGGCCGCAACCAATTTGGCCAACACGCACTTTACGCACAAACGCTTTTCCACCAAGCCGCAGTCGCCCATGTACATTGTGATTGACAAACGCAAGTACGAGTTAAGCGTGTACGATTCGAAGGGCTGGTACGCTACCTACCCGGTGGTCTTTGGCAACAAATCGCTGGAGGACAAAAAAATGGAAGGCGACCGCAATACGCCGGAAGGAAGCTTTCACATCAATCAAAAAAATGTCCATTCCAAGTGGGACCGCTATATGGGGCTTGATTATCCCACGAGAGAAAGCATCGATAAATTCAATGCCCGCAAACAGCGCGGCGAAATTCCTTCGTGGGCAAAACCCGGCGGCGGCGTGGGCATACACGGCACCTGGCCGGGGGAAGATTACGTAATTGACCGTTTTGAAAACTGGACCAACGGCTGCATCTCGTTAAAAAGAAACGACGTGGAAGATTTGTACAGCTATGTTCCGGTTGGTACGCCGGTGACGATAAGAAAGTGA
- a CDS encoding T9SS type A sorting domain-containing protein → MRRLYLFAVGCLLLLTGYGQFKSPVLFYRPTHLKDSLVKKMQLPKIIQPVSLGRMQKTTDNCTAVCTPLPVKWLDIKGERLNDSTALIKWETANEINNKGFDVERSFGNASNFGKAGYVQSSVGTTASARYQFRDRNDFTGISYYRLKQIDADGKYSYSKIVAVKGYRKEEFASVYPNPAQAELQLLLNLSKGGTTVLFLYDVNGHLLQQKQTVFTTGAVLFAWNVRTLASGTYLIRIFTPSENFLSAKFLKN, encoded by the coding sequence ATGCGCCGCCTGTATTTATTTGCCGTTGGCTGTTTGCTGTTGTTGACAGGCTATGGCCAGTTTAAAAGTCCCGTGCTTTTTTATAGACCTACGCACCTAAAAGACAGCCTTGTTAAAAAGATGCAGCTCCCCAAAATCATTCAGCCCGTTAGTTTGGGAAGAATGCAGAAAACAACCGACAACTGCACGGCCGTTTGCACGCCGCTACCGGTAAAATGGCTGGACATTAAAGGGGAACGGCTCAACGATTCTACTGCTCTTATAAAATGGGAAACAGCCAATGAGATAAATAATAAAGGCTTCGACGTGGAGCGGTCCTTTGGCAACGCAAGCAATTTTGGTAAGGCTGGCTATGTGCAATCTTCTGTTGGTACAACGGCTTCGGCCCGCTACCAGTTCCGCGACCGGAATGATTTTACCGGCATCTCTTATTACCGCCTGAAGCAGATAGACGCAGACGGAAAATATTCCTATTCAAAAATAGTGGCGGTGAAAGGGTACAGAAAGGAAGAATTTGCAAGCGTGTATCCCAATCCTGCACAAGCGGAACTACAGTTGTTGCTGAATCTATCCAAAGGCGGAACGACCGTTCTTTTTCTTTATGACGTTAACGGTCACTTGCTACAGCAAAAGCAAACCGTATTTACAACCGGTGCCGTTCTTTTCGCCTGGAACGTTCGTACGCTTGCAAGCGGCACTTACCTGATCCGGATTTTTACGCCTTCCGAAAATTTTTTATCAGCCAAGTTTCTCAAAAACTAA
- a CDS encoding outer membrane beta-barrel protein — MKTILLAALFAGSTLTSFAQSDSTGAKTDTVRIGGMIIIKKPGKDGNESREVTITSHRRNQLSNVSTNWFIFDLGFANYNDNTNYAAAQQSGFVTSGIGKDQLNLRTGKSVNVNIWVFMQKLNLVKHYVNLKYGLGVELNNYRFDDERVRFSKNPTVISFDPTLDKASKNKLAADYVTAPLMLNFNFAPRRHNSFGFSAGISAGYLYSARQKIKDDGHKTKLHDDFNLEKFKLSYVAELTLGPVRLYGSMATKSMWEKGLDQTPYNIGIRFSHF, encoded by the coding sequence ATGAAAACAATTTTACTTGCAGCCCTTTTTGCGGGCTCCACGCTAACTTCTTTTGCCCAATCGGACAGTACCGGCGCAAAGACCGACACCGTTCGCATTGGCGGCATGATCATCATTAAAAAACCGGGTAAGGACGGCAACGAAAGCCGCGAGGTAACCATTACCAGCCATCGGCGAAACCAACTTTCCAACGTAAGCACCAACTGGTTCATTTTCGACCTGGGCTTTGCCAATTACAACGACAACACGAATTATGCTGCGGCGCAGCAAAGCGGCTTTGTAACCTCCGGCATCGGCAAAGACCAGTTAAACTTGCGCACAGGCAAATCGGTGAACGTAAACATTTGGGTGTTCATGCAGAAGCTGAATTTGGTAAAGCATTACGTCAATTTGAAGTACGGCCTGGGTGTGGAGTTGAACAATTATCGCTTCGATGACGAACGGGTGCGCTTCAGTAAAAATCCAACCGTCATCAGTTTTGATCCAACGCTGGACAAAGCCAGTAAAAACAAGCTGGCTGCCGATTACGTGACCGCGCCGTTGATGCTGAATTTTAATTTCGCACCCCGGCGTCACAACAGCTTTGGCTTTAGCGCGGGCATCAGTGCCGGTTATTTGTACAGTGCCCGGCAAAAGATTAAGGACGACGGTCACAAGACCAAGCTTCACGATGACTTTAACCTCGAAAAATTCAAGCTCTCCTACGTTGCGGAACTAACCCTTGGTCCCGTACGCCTTTACGGTTCGATGGCTACAAAAAGCATGTGGGAAAAAGGCCTTGACCAAACGCCGTACAACATCGGCATCCGCTTCAGTCACTTCTAA
- a CDS encoding RNA polymerase sigma factor, with translation MTEKEYNDCVNLYADNVYRFIVKNLRHEEDARDVVQTAFEKLWRNREEIDNSKCKAYLFTVAYNSMIDHLRKVKRLHLKEEFGEDTKVSHRHVDNAREILEKALARLSETQRSLVMLKDYEGYSYEEIGRIMNLNESQVKVYLHRARLQLKSYLVKMENVI, from the coding sequence ATGACCGAAAAAGAATACAACGACTGTGTGAATTTGTATGCGGACAACGTGTACCGGTTCATTGTGAAAAATCTTCGTCACGAAGAAGATGCCCGCGACGTGGTGCAAACCGCGTTTGAAAAGTTGTGGCGCAACAGAGAGGAAATAGACAACAGCAAATGCAAAGCTTACCTTTTTACCGTAGCCTACAATAGCATGATTGATCACCTGCGCAAAGTAAAGCGGCTGCACCTGAAAGAAGAATTTGGCGAAGACACAAAAGTTTCGCACCGGCACGTTGATAACGCAAGAGAAATATTGGAAAAAGCCCTGGCGCGGCTGAGCGAAACGCAGCGTTCGCTGGTGATGCTGAAAGATTACGAAGGTTACAGCTACGAAGAGATTGGCCGCATCATGAACCTGAACGAAAGCCAGGTGAAGGTTTACCTGCACCGGGCACGCCTGCAATTAAAAAGCTATTTGGTAAAAATGGAAAATGTCATTTAA
- a CDS encoding M13 family metallopeptidase: MNAFLKVLTVGAVATAAFAFNDKKPKYIDPANMDLSVKPGDNFYLYANGGWIKKNPIPASKTRWGSFDVLREESSQRLQALLQDAQKNTGKDRATQMIGDFYRSGMDSAAIEARGYTPIKADLDHLAALNNKQQVIDEIATMRTKGLGSPLFGMFIGQDRKNVNLYIPQLGQGGTTLPDRDYYLKDDARSTAIRKAYRDHVERMFSLIGENAANAAYSADAILRIETALAKAQMSRVEMRDPYKTYNKFSVKDLNNLTPGLNWSSLFPLMKVNGVDSVLVGNPAFLKTADVLITALPLQDWKTYLRWNVLKGAAPYLSSAFVNENFKLSQVLTGQKEQTPRWQRMSGLIDNTLGDLLGQLYVQKYFKGEAKTRMQEMVNNLQQTFAERIQRLDWMSEATKQRALQKLNAFTKKIAYPDKWKDYQGITINGADFVSNLRSSATWSYDYMVNRLGKPVDRTEWGMTPPTINAYYNPVNNEIAFPAGILQFPFFDFGADDAIIYGGIGSVIGHEMTHGFDDQGAQYGASGNLDNWWTKEDEAKFKAKTQQVVNQYNAYTVLDTIHVNGRLTLGENLADIGGLSIAYEAFTKTKQFKEGKKIDGFTPQQRFFLSWAQIWRNNTVPETASQLILTDPHSPGEYRANGAVVNNDAWYEAFNVQAGDKLYVAPEKRIKVW; encoded by the coding sequence ATGAATGCTTTTTTAAAAGTGCTAACGGTTGGTGCGGTGGCCACGGCGGCTTTCGCTTTCAACGACAAAAAGCCCAAGTACATTGATCCCGCCAACATGGACCTGAGCGTAAAGCCGGGCGATAATTTTTACCTCTACGCCAACGGCGGCTGGATCAAGAAAAACCCCATTCCCGCTTCCAAAACCCGCTGGGGTTCGTTTGATGTGCTGCGCGAAGAAAGCAGCCAACGCCTACAAGCACTTTTGCAAGATGCGCAAAAGAACACGGGCAAGGACCGCGCTACGCAAATGATCGGCGACTTCTACCGCAGTGGTATGGACTCTGCCGCCATTGAAGCCCGCGGCTACACGCCGATCAAAGCCGACCTGGATCACTTGGCTGCGCTCAACAACAAGCAACAAGTAATTGACGAAATTGCCACCATGCGTACCAAAGGTTTGGGCTCTCCGCTCTTTGGCATGTTCATCGGGCAAGACCGTAAAAATGTAAATCTTTACATCCCGCAACTCGGACAAGGCGGCACCACACTTCCCGACCGCGATTATTACCTGAAAGACGATGCAAGAAGCACGGCTATTCGCAAAGCCTATCGCGATCACGTGGAAAGAATGTTCTCACTCATCGGAGAAAACGCTGCCAATGCGGCTTACAGTGCCGATGCCATTCTGCGCATTGAAACAGCGCTGGCCAAAGCGCAAATGAGCCGTGTGGAAATGCGTGATCCTTATAAAACCTATAACAAGTTTTCGGTTAAAGACCTGAACAACCTGACACCGGGACTGAACTGGAGCAGCCTGTTTCCGCTAATGAAAGTGAACGGCGTGGACAGCGTGCTGGTTGGCAATCCTGCCTTTTTGAAAACCGCCGACGTGTTGATTACAGCGCTTCCCTTGCAAGATTGGAAAACCTATTTGCGTTGGAATGTTTTGAAAGGAGCCGCGCCTTACTTGAGCAGCGCTTTCGTGAACGAGAATTTCAAGCTGAGCCAGGTACTTACCGGTCAAAAAGAACAAACACCTCGCTGGCAGCGCATGAGCGGTTTGATTGACAACACCCTTGGCGACCTGCTCGGTCAACTTTACGTGCAGAAATATTTTAAAGGCGAAGCCAAAACGCGGATGCAGGAAATGGTGAACAACCTGCAACAAACCTTTGCCGAACGCATTCAGCGATTGGATTGGATGAGTGAAGCCACCAAGCAACGGGCCTTGCAAAAGCTGAACGCTTTCACCAAAAAAATCGCCTATCCTGATAAATGGAAAGACTACCAGGGCATAACCATCAACGGGGCTGATTTTGTTTCGAACCTGCGCAGCAGCGCTACGTGGAGCTATGACTACATGGTAAACCGTTTGGGTAAACCCGTTGACCGCACCGAGTGGGGCATGACACCGCCGACCATTAACGCTTATTACAACCCGGTAAACAATGAGATTGCTTTCCCCGCCGGTATTCTTCAGTTCCCCTTCTTTGATTTTGGTGCCGACGACGCTATCATCTATGGCGGCATCGGTTCGGTAATTGGCCACGAGATGACACACGGTTTTGACGACCAGGGCGCACAATACGGTGCCAGCGGCAACCTTGATAATTGGTGGACGAAAGAAGACGAAGCAAAGTTCAAAGCAAAAACACAACAAGTGGTGAATCAATACAACGCTTACACTGTGTTGGATACGATTCACGTTAATGGCAGACTGACGCTGGGTGAAAACCTTGCCGACATCGGCGGCTTGAGCATTGCTTACGAAGCCTTCACCAAAACAAAACAGTTTAAGGAAGGCAAGAAGATTGACGGCTTCACACCACAGCAACGCTTCTTCTTAAGCTGGGCGCAAATCTGGCGCAACAACACCGTGCCTGAAACAGCATCTCAATTAATTTTGACCGACCCGCATTCTCCCGGCGAATACCGTGCAAACGGCGCTGTCGTAAACAACGACGCCTGGTACGAAGCCTTCAACGTGCAGGCGGGCGACAAACTTTATGTTGCACCGGAGAAACGCATCAAAGTTTGGTAA
- a CDS encoding anti-sigma factor produces MISLSNYEEYFILYMDNELDAAGKAMVETFVAQHPHLEEEFEILLSTKLPVDNLSFTGKEELLSSSMKLNAVDENLLLYIDDELPKAERKIVEEKIKADKDFALQHSLLLQTKLDGKETVSYPNKKELYRHERKVVPFGTWMRIAAAVVVLLFGTLFYLRTGEKSLPGNNGSVVAKLPTKITKPTIKQETTPVAKDVNQNNNPLKENLVMRPTDSHLPGKQEPSILKSENNDQQTAALMNGHESVDRRNEISPLSTSRFVSEQNIGDAVALNESVTHTPVTSALPVRNTDEDAGEPAVTDGDFKDTRKTPARGFFRKVSRFIERKAGIGTANADNELLIGSVALKLK; encoded by the coding sequence ATGATCAGCCTAAGTAATTACGAAGAGTACTTTATCCTTTATATGGATAACGAGCTGGATGCGGCGGGAAAGGCGATGGTTGAAACTTTTGTTGCGCAGCATCCGCATCTGGAAGAAGAATTTGAGATCTTGCTGAGCACAAAATTGCCGGTTGACAATTTATCATTTACAGGCAAAGAAGAATTGCTTTCCTCCTCAATGAAGCTGAACGCGGTGGACGAAAACCTTTTGCTTTACATAGACGATGAATTGCCAAAGGCTGAAAGAAAAATTGTTGAAGAGAAGATAAAGGCCGATAAGGATTTCGCCTTGCAACATTCGTTGCTGCTGCAAACAAAACTGGACGGCAAGGAAACCGTTTCTTATCCAAACAAAAAAGAATTGTACCGGCACGAAAGAAAGGTTGTGCCTTTTGGAACGTGGATGCGGATTGCCGCAGCGGTTGTGGTGTTGTTGTTCGGTACGTTGTTCTATTTGCGCACTGGCGAAAAATCATTGCCCGGTAACAACGGTAGTGTGGTGGCTAAGCTTCCAACAAAGATTACAAAACCGACGATAAAGCAAGAAACAACGCCGGTTGCGAAGGATGTTAATCAAAACAATAATCCTTTGAAAGAAAACCTGGTGATGCGGCCAACAGATTCTCACCTTCCAGGAAAACAAGAACCGTCCATTTTGAAAAGCGAAAACAACGATCAACAGACAGCGGCTTTGATGAATGGGCATGAATCGGTTGACAGGCGAAATGAGATCAGTCCCCTCAGCACAAGCCGTTTTGTTTCGGAACAAAATATTGGCGATGCCGTTGCTCTTAACGAATCTGTCACACATACACCTGTAACATCCGCTCTTCCTGTGCGTAACACAGATGAAGACGCCGGCGAACCTGCAGTAACCGACGGCGATTTCAAAGACACAAGAAAAACGCCGGCACGAGGCTTCTTTCGGAAGGTGTCACGGTTCATCGAACGCAAAGCGGGCATCGGCACAGCCAACGCCGACAACGAACTGCTGATTGGTTCGGTGGCTTTAAAACTCAAATAA
- a CDS encoding nucleoid-associated protein: protein MNLQNTPLQSLIVHFVGNKNNAGPLHLSQKTLELSDDLKMILGDSFLSRFKNNFEWHQFSHESSLQFNEAYNYCKQIFSDADLFEEVSQAIAKHLYNQSTHPKVKGGELYVAYFDALPVESRMCKAIGLFKTENKTLFLEADQTDANIGVQLKEGIELTKIDKGCLIINQKEDEGFDVLLFDNQNRGEEAQYWKEKFLSLSPQKNEFHNTQHLLNLTKQFITGPLETEMHIGKNEQVNLLHKSIDYFKTNESFDIDDFQAKVFIEDDRIDAFRNFGSRYVENNDFDLAAQFDISPEAVKKQSRIFKSVIKLDRNFHIYVHGRTDLIEKGVDLDGRKYYKIFYQDEA, encoded by the coding sequence ATGAACCTCCAGAATACACCGCTCCAAAGCCTCATCGTTCACTTTGTAGGCAACAAGAACAACGCCGGCCCTTTGCACCTTTCGCAAAAGACGCTTGAATTGAGTGACGATTTGAAAATGATTTTAGGTGATAGTTTCTTGTCGCGGTTCAAGAACAATTTTGAATGGCACCAGTTCAGCCACGAATCATCCTTGCAGTTTAATGAAGCTTACAATTATTGCAAACAAATATTTAGCGATGCCGATTTGTTTGAAGAAGTTTCGCAAGCCATTGCCAAGCATTTGTACAACCAGTCAACGCATCCCAAAGTAAAAGGCGGCGAATTGTACGTGGCTTACTTTGATGCGCTTCCGGTTGAAAGCCGCATGTGCAAAGCCATCGGGTTATTTAAGACCGAAAACAAAACGCTGTTCTTGGAAGCTGACCAAACAGATGCAAACATCGGCGTACAATTAAAGGAAGGTATTGAACTAACAAAGATTGACAAGGGTTGTTTGATCATTAATCAAAAAGAAGACGAAGGCTTTGATGTGCTGCTTTTCGACAATCAGAACCGCGGCGAAGAAGCGCAGTATTGGAAAGAAAAGTTTCTCTCGCTTTCGCCGCAGAAAAACGAGTTTCACAACACGCAGCACCTTTTAAATCTTACCAAGCAATTCATTACCGGCCCGCTGGAAACGGAGATGCACATTGGTAAAAATGAACAGGTGAACCTGCTGCACAAAAGCATTGATTATTTTAAAACCAACGAGAGCTTTGACATTGACGATTTTCAGGCGAAGGTGTTTATTGAAGACGACCGCATTGATGCCTTCCGCAACTTTGGTTCGCGTTACGTGGAGAACAATGATTTTGATTTGGCCGCTCAATTCGACATCTCACCCGAGGCGGTGAAAAAACAAAGCCGCATTTTTAAAAGCGTGATCAAACTTGACCGCAACTTTCATATTTACGTGCACGGCCGCACGGACCTCATTGAAAAAGGCGTTGACCTTGACGGAAGAAAATACTACAAGATTTTTTACCAGGATGAAGCTTAA
- a CDS encoding DUF3127 domain-containing protein, translating to MQLTAKLVQLLPLQTGQGKNGPWKKQDIVVETEGQYPKKVCISIWGDKADEKVLQVGNTLKIDFDVESREYNGRWYTDVKAWKVEAAGGTTFDHDAPPFTDEGPIDSENDLPF from the coding sequence ATGCAACTTACCGCAAAACTCGTTCAGCTTTTACCACTTCAAACCGGACAGGGAAAAAACGGCCCGTGGAAAAAACAAGACATTGTTGTAGAGACGGAAGGTCAATACCCAAAGAAAGTTTGCATTTCCATTTGGGGCGACAAGGCCGACGAAAAAGTGTTGCAGGTAGGCAATACGCTGAAGATTGATTTCGATGTGGAAAGCCGGGAGTACAACGGACGCTGGTACACCGACGTAAAAGCCTGGAAAGTGGAAGCCGCCGGCGGAACAACCTTCGACCACGATGCGCCGCCGTTTACAGACGAGGGCCCGATTGACAGCGAAAACGATTTACCGTTTTAA